Part of the Candidatus Brocadia sinica JPN1 genome, GGAAGTGTCATAGTAGCGTCAAGCAGCGCCATTGCAGCAACTATGAGGAAGATATTTAATGCGTTTGCACAGTTGGCAACCCAACCTATTCCCATGTAATAAATGCCGATGAAGAGAATGGCAAAAATGCCACCTATTGCTCCTGCAATCAAGCCTCTGTTAATGGAATCCCTCCCCAAACTTGGTCCAACCATTGTTTCCATTTCAAGTTCAAGGTCAGCAGGTAAGCTTCCTGCCCGCATTATAGCAATAAGTTCATTCACTTCATCCTGCGTGAAATTCCCTTCAATAATCCCCGCCCCGGGGATGCGGTCGCGTATAACAGGAGCCGAATACAGAATACCATCCAAGATAATCGCCAGGGGTTTGCCAATATTACGTTCTGTAATCTGCCCGAACTTGGACTTACCGATAGCGTCAAATTCAAACCCCACAACCGGTTCAATCCCTTTGCGGTCAGCATATATCCTGGATAAATGTTCTCCGGAAATTGCTATTTTATTTTGAACAAGGAACCACTTACCAGCCTCACCCTCTTCACCCTTTTTCTTTCTTAACCAGTGTTTATAAAAACCGGGGACTTGTTTTCCCTCCATGGCCTCCGCATATTCCGGACCGTCACTGCTGGCTGCCAGCCTGAACTCAAGCTTGCCAAGCCGCGTAATTCGGTTCTTCAGTCCTTCTATTTCCATCCTTGTTGCCCCAGGGACCTGGATAAGTATCCGATGGCTACCCTGCTCTTGTATTCGGTACTCTATGACCCCCTGAGGGTCTATCCTCTTCTTTAGCACCTCGATAATTTCTTTTGTAATGCCCGGACGATCTTCCTTTTCATCCACCCTTACCTTATAGAGTAATTCGGAGCCACCTTTGAGATCTAATCCAAGTTTAATTTTACCCTTTGACACATATTCAACAACCTTGCTCCGGATATTCTTGCCGTCTTTGTCTGTTTCCTCGCCGACAATCGTTTCCCGGATAACGGGATTTGTTATGAAAAACTGTGTCCATGATTTTTCCAATGTAGTCCGTTCTACGATCTTGCCATCAATCTCTTTGACACGCTCTCTCTTCAAAACCTTTTCTGCCGGTGGATACAAAACCATGGTGCCAATAGCAATGACTACCGCAACGAGAGGTATCCTCCACCTTAAGTTTTTAATCATTTCTTTCTCCTCAACAGGCTCCCTTTCCGCTGTTTATTATAAACCGCCGATTCATGAAATATTATACCCTTATTTTGCTTCTTTGCTTCCCTTTATCTCCTCTTTAGACTCTTCAGTATCTTCTACATCGTGAGCAACCTCTAATACCGTGACAATCGCACTCCTATCGACCTTGATCTTTACATCTTTGGCATCATCTACACGGAGGATAATTTCATTCTCTCTGACAGATGTAATAACCCCATGGACTCCACCAGCCGTTACAACCCGATCGTTCTTTTTGATTCTGGACAACAGCGCCTTACGCTCTCTTTCTTTTTTCTTCTGCGGTCTCAGTATCAAGAAATACATCACGACAAACATGAGTATAAATGGAAGCAACATCGACAGCATGCCACCTGGTGATGATTGTTTTCCTGCCGCTTGTAATAAAAAAAGCATCATATTCCTCCTAACCGTGGTTAAAGATTTTCACCCGAAAGTACGATTTCTCAATCTGAGTTGTATCGCTAGCGCTGGTCACTCAGACTGTTTTAATAAAAATTCTGCTTTAAAATCCTTAAATCCGCCTTTCATAATGGATTCTCTTATCTGCTGCATCAGGTTTTGAAAATAAAATATGTTGTGTAATGAAATCAAGGTTAAGCCCAAGATTTCGTTTGCCAGAAAGAGATGCCGCAAATATGCCCTTGTAAAATTCCGGCATGTATAACAGCCACACGTCTTGTCCAGAGACTCTTTGTCTTCTTTATATTGGCTATTCAGGATCTTTATTTTACCGGCGCTTGTAAAGGCACACCCATTTCTTCCATTGCGTGTGGGAACAACGCAATCAAACATATCAATCCCGCGTTCTACAGCATTTATGATATCAATGGGAAACCCAACACCCATCAGATACCGGGGTCTCTCCTGCGGTAAATAATCTACGGTATAGTCAAGTACCTCGTTCATCAGGAATGCACCTTCACCAACACTGAGACCCCCAATTGAGTATCCCTCGAAATTCATTTCTACAAGTTTTCTGGCACATTCAATACGCAATTCCCTGAAGACACTTCCTTGAACAATACCAAAGAGCGTTTGTTGTTTATTTTTGTGTGCATTCAGACAGCGTTCCGCCCATTCAACTGTCCTTTTTACCGCCACACCCGCTTTGTCCTGTTCACAGGGGTACGGCACGCATTCGTCAAACGGCATAATAACATCCGCCCCGATATCATTTTGTATTTGCATCATCCTTTCGGGGGTAAGGAACATCCTTGTTCCATCAATAGGGGATTGAAATTCCACTCCGTTGTCTGAAACCTTTGTCAAACCAGTAAGTGAAAAAACCTGGTATCCACCACTATCAGTAATAATCGCACCATCCCATCCTATAAATTTATGGAGTCCGCCTGATTGTCTAATAATTTTCTCCCCCGGCCTGAGGCAGAGATGATATGCATTACACAAAATAATCTTTGTATTCGTCTCCTTGAGTTGCTGCGGCGTTAAAGTCTTGATCGTTCCTTGCGTGCCAACCGGCATAAAAACTG contains:
- the tgt gene encoding tRNA guanosine(34) transglycosylase Tgt yields the protein MIFRTLAVDKQTKARCGELRLANHSISTPVFMPVGTQGTIKTLTPQQLKETNTKIILCNAYHLCLRPGEKIIRQSGGLHKFIGWDGAIITDSGGYQVFSLTGLTKVSDNGVEFQSPIDGTRMFLTPERMMQIQNDIGADVIMPFDECVPYPCEQDKAGVAVKRTVEWAERCLNAHKNKQQTLFGIVQGSVFRELRIECARKLVEMNFEGYSIGGLSVGEGAFLMNEVLDYTVDYLPQERPRYLMGVGFPIDIINAVERGIDMFDCVVPTRNGRNGCAFTSAGKIKILNSQYKEDKESLDKTCGCYTCRNFTRAYLRHLFLANEILGLTLISLHNIFYFQNLMQQIRESIMKGGFKDFKAEFLLKQSE
- the yajC gene encoding preprotein translocase subunit YajC — its product is MMLFLLQAAGKQSSPGGMLSMLLPFILMFVVMYFLILRPQKKKERERKALLSRIKKNDRVVTAGGVHGVITSVRENEIILRVDDAKDVKIKVDRSAIVTVLEVAHDVEDTEESKEEIKGSKEAK